One genomic segment of Amycolatopsis sp. Hca4 includes these proteins:
- the efp gene encoding elongation factor P: protein MATTNDLKNGLVLNLDGQLWTVTAFQHVKPGKGGAFVRTTLKHVLTGKVVDKTFNAGTKVDTATVDRRNMTYLYKEGQDFVFMDGDTYDQITVPAEVVGDNANYMLENTEVQVAVHENEPLYVELPTSVELVVQHTDPGLQGDRSTGGTKPATLETGAEIQVPLFLSTGEKIKVDTRDGRYLGRVSS from the coding sequence GTGGCCACGACCAACGACCTGAAGAACGGGCTCGTCCTCAACCTGGACGGCCAGCTGTGGACCGTCACCGCGTTCCAGCACGTCAAGCCGGGCAAGGGCGGCGCCTTCGTGCGCACCACCCTCAAGCACGTGCTCACCGGCAAGGTGGTCGACAAGACGTTCAACGCGGGCACGAAGGTCGACACGGCCACGGTGGACCGCCGGAACATGACCTACCTCTACAAGGAGGGCCAGGACTTCGTGTTCATGGACGGTGACACCTACGACCAGATCACCGTCCCGGCCGAGGTCGTCGGCGACAACGCCAACTACATGCTCGAGAACACCGAGGTCCAGGTCGCGGTGCACGAGAACGAGCCGCTGTACGTCGAGCTGCCGACGTCGGTCGAGCTGGTCGTCCAGCACACCGACCCCGGCCTGCAGGGCGACCGCTCCACCGGCGGCACCAAGCCGGCCACGCTGGAGACCGGCGCGGAGATCCAGGTCCCGCTGTTCCTGTCCACCGGCGAGAAGATCAAGGTCGACACCCGCGACGGCCGTTACCTGGGCCGCGTCTCCAGCTGA
- a CDS encoding Xaa-Pro peptidase family protein yields MPETHGRRRAALRGLLTGAGVDALLVTDLLNIRYLTGFTGSNAAVLLHAGGDDKTLFCTDGRYTTQSAVEVPDLETVVDRASAAALVARAAKDTAAYGQVGFESQHVSVETYEALQQQVPLKRTPGLVERLREVKDEAEIEALRQACAAADRALDDLLAAGGLRPGRTELEIARDLENRMLEHGSSAPSFASIVAAGAHSAIPHHQPTHAELRRGDFVKLDFGATVDGYHSDMTRTFVIGEPADWQREVYDLVHAAQAAGVDAVRPGAEVSHVDAAARDVIKDAGHGEHFAHGLGHGVGLQIHEAPSFAATGVGTLAAGMAVTVEPGVYLAGRGGVRIEDTLVVRAGEPELLTLSTKNLVVV; encoded by the coding sequence GAGCCGGTGTCGATGCGCTGCTGGTCACCGATCTGCTGAACATCCGCTACCTGACCGGGTTCACCGGGTCCAACGCCGCCGTGCTGCTGCACGCCGGCGGGGACGACAAGACGCTCTTCTGCACCGACGGCCGCTACACCACCCAGTCGGCCGTCGAGGTGCCCGACCTGGAAACCGTCGTCGACCGGGCCAGCGCCGCCGCGCTCGTGGCCAGGGCCGCCAAGGACACCGCCGCCTACGGGCAGGTCGGGTTCGAGAGCCAGCACGTCAGCGTGGAGACCTACGAGGCGCTGCAGCAGCAGGTGCCGCTGAAGCGGACCCCCGGCCTCGTCGAACGGCTGCGCGAGGTCAAGGACGAAGCCGAGATCGAGGCGCTGCGCCAGGCGTGCGCCGCCGCCGACCGGGCGCTCGACGACCTGCTCGCCGCCGGGGGGCTGCGGCCCGGGCGGACCGAGCTGGAAATCGCCCGTGACCTGGAGAACCGGATGCTGGAGCACGGCTCGTCCGCGCCCAGCTTCGCCTCCATCGTCGCCGCCGGCGCGCACTCGGCCATCCCGCACCACCAGCCGACGCACGCCGAGCTCCGGCGCGGCGACTTCGTCAAGCTGGACTTCGGCGCGACCGTCGACGGCTACCACTCGGACATGACCCGCACCTTCGTCATCGGCGAGCCCGCGGACTGGCAGCGGGAGGTCTACGACCTCGTGCACGCGGCCCAGGCGGCGGGCGTCGACGCCGTCCGGCCGGGTGCCGAAGTGTCCCATGTGGACGCCGCCGCGCGGGACGTGATCAAGGACGCGGGTCACGGCGAGCACTTCGCGCACGGCCTCGGGCACGGCGTCGGCCTGCAGATCCACGAGGCGCCCAGCTTCGCCGCGACGGGCGTCGGTACACTGGCCGCCGGTATGGCGGTCACCGTCGAGCCCGGCGTGTACCTCGCGGGACGCGGTGGCGTGCGCATCGAGGACACGCTCGTCGTGCGGGCTGGGGAGCCCGAACTCCTCACCCTGAGCACCAAGAACCTCGTGGTCGTCTGA